In Xanthomonas sacchari, a genomic segment contains:
- a CDS encoding GntR family transcriptional regulator has protein sequence MSDIQWSDGAPIYRQLKERVIAMMLDGILKPGDALPSVRQVAAEYQLNPITVSRAYQELADEALVEKRRGLGMFMTEEAAQKLRGSERQRFLNEEWPLVLERIQRLGLTLQDLLPPGKTP, from the coding sequence ATGAGCGATATCCAATGGAGCGACGGCGCTCCGATCTACCGCCAGCTGAAGGAGCGCGTCATCGCGATGATGCTCGACGGCATCCTCAAGCCCGGCGACGCCCTGCCCTCGGTGCGCCAGGTGGCCGCCGAATACCAGCTCAATCCGATCACCGTCTCGCGCGCCTACCAGGAACTGGCCGACGAGGCCCTGGTCGAGAAGCGCCGCGGGCTGGGCATGTTCATGACCGAGGAAGCGGCGCAGAAGCTGCGCGGCAGCGAGCGCCAGCGCTTCCTCAACGAAGAGTGGCCTCTGGTGCTGGAACGCATCCAGCGCCTGGGCCTGACACTGCAAGACTTGTTGCCACCGGGGAAAACGCCATGA
- a CDS encoding glutathione peroxidase: MKVSKRLFFLAILAAAGTVGSAWAGSLLNQDYRPLAGKDKVNLNKTYGGKVLLVVNTASKCGYTPQYDGLEKLQQQYAAQGFSVLGFPSNDFKGQEPGSEKQIQEFCTLTYGVKFPMFEKVHVIGDDATPLYKQLTQATGVAPGWNFHKYLIARDGRVVAQFPSKVAPDDPALRSAIERELKAQLASH; this comes from the coding sequence ATGAAAGTTTCCAAGCGTCTGTTTTTCCTCGCGATCCTGGCCGCTGCCGGCACCGTCGGCAGTGCCTGGGCGGGGTCCTTGCTGAACCAGGACTACCGGCCGCTGGCCGGCAAGGACAAGGTGAACCTGAACAAGACCTACGGCGGCAAGGTGCTGCTGGTGGTCAACACCGCCAGCAAATGCGGCTACACCCCGCAGTACGACGGCCTGGAGAAGCTGCAGCAGCAGTACGCGGCGCAGGGCTTCAGCGTGCTCGGCTTCCCGTCCAACGACTTCAAGGGCCAAGAGCCGGGCTCGGAGAAGCAGATCCAGGAGTTCTGCACGCTCACCTACGGGGTCAAGTTCCCGATGTTCGAGAAGGTGCATGTGATCGGCGACGACGCGACGCCGCTGTACAAGCAACTGACCCAGGCCACCGGCGTGGCGCCGGGCTGGAACTTCCACAAGTATCTGATCGCCCGCGACGGGCGCGTGGTCGCGCAATTTCCGAGCAAGGTCGCGCCCGACGATCCGGCCTTGCGCAGCGCCATCGAACGCGAACTGAAAGCGCAGCTGGCGTCGCACTGA
- a CDS encoding DUF4097 family beta strand repeat-containing protein: protein MRKTLILCALLSLPAVAMADDCKYSEPRELKLDLAGVKSVLLDVQQNDLKLSGASGGDYALRGRACASDADMLKELTLRQRRDGDTLVVTLKHEGKIHGISVGNRYAYLNVAGSIPANLPVQLQLGSGDAEISGVASLDAKIGSGDLHAQGIRGAVSATVGSGDIELRNVGSVALPTLGSGDVKADQVGGDVKVGTVGSGDLTVHGVRGGVQVDSVGSGDVQLRDVSGSVAVQTVGSGDLDVGNVGGNLSVQKVGSGDVTHHGVRGSVNLPKPR from the coding sequence ATGCGCAAGACCCTCATCCTGTGTGCGCTGCTGTCGCTGCCGGCCGTCGCCATGGCCGACGACTGCAAGTATTCCGAACCGCGCGAACTCAAGCTGGACCTGGCCGGCGTCAAGTCGGTGCTGCTGGACGTGCAGCAGAACGACCTCAAGCTCAGCGGCGCCAGCGGCGGCGACTACGCCCTGCGCGGCCGCGCCTGCGCCTCCGACGCGGACATGCTCAAGGAGCTGACCCTGCGCCAGCGCCGCGACGGCGACACCCTGGTGGTGACGCTGAAGCACGAGGGCAAGATCCACGGCATCAGCGTCGGCAATCGCTACGCCTACCTCAACGTGGCCGGCAGCATCCCGGCCAACCTGCCGGTGCAGCTGCAACTGGGTTCCGGCGACGCCGAGATCAGCGGCGTGGCATCGCTCGACGCCAAGATCGGCTCCGGCGACCTGCATGCGCAGGGCATCCGCGGCGCGGTCAGCGCCACGGTCGGCTCCGGCGACATCGAACTGCGCAATGTCGGCAGCGTGGCCCTGCCGACGCTGGGCTCGGGCGACGTCAAGGCCGACCAGGTCGGCGGCGACGTCAAGGTCGGCACGGTCGGCTCCGGCGACCTGACCGTGCACGGCGTGCGCGGCGGCGTGCAGGTCGACAGCGTCGGCTCCGGCGACGTGCAACTGCGCGACGTCAGCGGCAGCGTCGCGGTGCAGACCGTCGGCTCCGGCGACCTGGACGTGGGCAACGTCGGCGGCAACCTGAGCGTGCAGAAGGTCGGCAGCGGCGACGTCACCCACCACGGCGTGCGCGGCAGCGTCAACCTGCCCAAGCCGCGCTGA
- a CDS encoding ABC transporter ATP-binding protein has product MTAAVASESVVYAQGLRKTYNHKPALADASFAIAPGRIVGLIGPNGAGKTTALKAVLGLTAVEGELRVLGMDPRKQRDALMNEVCFIADVAVLPRWMRVREAIDFVAGVHPRFDRAKCERFLANTKLSPKLRVREMSKGMIVQLHLALVMAIDARLLVLDEPTLGLDILYRKEFYQRLLEDYFDEQKTIVITTHQVEEIEHILTDVLFIRDGRIVLSADMEHMATRYTELLVPAERIEAARALQPIDERGLPFGKSVFLYDGVPQAQLAALGETRTPGLADLFVAIMKGTYA; this is encoded by the coding sequence ATGACTGCCGCTGTCGCATCCGAATCCGTCGTCTACGCGCAGGGGTTGCGCAAGACCTACAACCACAAGCCGGCGCTGGCCGACGCGTCCTTCGCCATCGCGCCCGGCCGCATCGTCGGCCTGATCGGCCCCAACGGCGCCGGCAAGACCACCGCATTGAAGGCCGTGCTGGGCCTGACCGCGGTGGAAGGCGAACTGCGCGTGCTGGGCATGGACCCGCGCAAGCAGCGCGACGCGCTGATGAACGAGGTGTGCTTCATCGCCGACGTGGCGGTGCTGCCGCGCTGGATGCGGGTGCGCGAGGCGATCGACTTCGTCGCCGGCGTGCATCCGCGCTTCGATCGCGCCAAGTGCGAGCGCTTCCTGGCCAACACCAAGCTCTCGCCCAAGCTGCGGGTGCGCGAGATGTCCAAGGGCATGATCGTGCAGCTGCACCTGGCCCTGGTGATGGCGATCGACGCGCGCCTGCTGGTGCTGGACGAGCCGACCCTGGGCCTGGACATCCTGTATCGCAAGGAGTTCTACCAGCGCCTGCTGGAAGACTACTTCGACGAGCAGAAGACCATCGTCATCACCACCCACCAGGTGGAGGAGATCGAGCACATCCTCACCGACGTGCTGTTCATCCGCGACGGCCGCATCGTGCTCAGCGCCGACATGGAGCACATGGCCACCCGCTACACCGAACTGCTGGTGCCGGCCGAGCGCATCGAGGCGGCGCGCGCGCTGCAGCCGATCGACGAACGCGGCCTGCCGTTCGGCAAGTCGGTGTTCCTGTACGACGGCGTGCCGCAGGCGCAGCTGGCCGCGCTCGGCGAAACCCGCACCCCCGGCCTGGCCGACCTGTTCGTCGCCATCATGAAGGGCACCTACGCATGA
- a CDS encoding ABC transporter permease produces the protein MNAPAKSISPVSTFTWLLKREFWEHRGGFLWAPVITGGIVATLYTVLSIIGSIAGRNNGGGSRLNDVQWDGHAQNAHQIIGAVGDGTMLAGVLLASIVVGFVVFFYALGALYDDRRDRSVLFWKSLPLSDTGTVLSKAAWALLLAPLLAIGVGLLIGLALWVVTALTLSVNGIPQSTAVFTESHPLRIIGMVLAALPVQVMWSLPAIGWLMLCSAWARSKPFLWAVLIPILGCVTASMMGILPMLNVNHKLIWYTVVYRGLLSVLPGSWGPVLNEQVAETHISGPQDLVNAIHLGDSWVLFRDPDIWIGAAVGVAFIVAAIYVRRWRDEA, from the coding sequence ATGAACGCTCCCGCCAAATCGATCTCTCCCGTGTCCACCTTCACGTGGCTGCTCAAGCGCGAGTTCTGGGAACACCGCGGCGGTTTCCTGTGGGCGCCGGTCATCACCGGCGGCATCGTCGCCACGCTGTACACGGTGCTGTCGATCATCGGCAGCATCGCCGGCCGCAACAACGGCGGCGGCTCGCGGCTGAACGACGTGCAGTGGGACGGCCACGCCCAGAACGCCCACCAGATCATCGGCGCGGTCGGCGACGGCACCATGCTCGCCGGCGTCCTGCTGGCCAGCATCGTGGTCGGCTTCGTGGTGTTCTTCTACGCGCTGGGCGCGCTGTACGACGACCGCCGCGACCGCAGCGTGCTGTTCTGGAAGTCGCTGCCGCTGTCGGACACCGGCACCGTGCTGTCCAAGGCCGCCTGGGCGCTGCTGCTGGCGCCGCTGCTGGCGATCGGCGTCGGCCTGCTGATCGGCCTGGCGCTGTGGGTGGTCACCGCCCTGACCCTGTCGGTCAACGGCATCCCGCAGAGCACCGCGGTCTTCACCGAATCGCATCCGCTGCGCATCATCGGCATGGTCCTGGCCGCGCTGCCGGTGCAGGTGATGTGGTCGCTGCCGGCGATCGGCTGGCTGATGCTGTGCTCGGCCTGGGCGCGCAGCAAGCCGTTCCTGTGGGCGGTGCTGATCCCGATCCTGGGCTGCGTGACCGCCAGCATGATGGGCATCCTGCCGATGCTCAATGTCAACCACAAGCTGATCTGGTACACCGTGGTCTACCGCGGCCTGCTCAGCGTGCTGCCGGGTAGCTGGGGTCCGGTGCTGAACGAGCAGGTGGCCGAGACCCACATCAGCGGTCCGCAGGACCTGGTCAATGCGATCCATCTCGGCGACAGCTGGGTGCTGTTCCGCGACCCCGACATCTGGATCGGCGCCGCCGTCGGCGTGGCCTTCATCGTCGCCGCGATCTACGTGCGCCGCTGGCGCGACGAAGCCTGA